A portion of the Halalkalicoccus tibetensis genome contains these proteins:
- a CDS encoding uracil-DNA glycosylase family protein — protein MENVTDRTSNPFGMRPSCESRCSEGTEAVFGYGDANADFHVIGDHPGVHGGGETGVPFTGSRAGEAVQRALFETGFLDERYADEPAIEDCFLSYLHMCCPPAGREPTPGEYADMERFFDAELRAIAAHVLLPVGERALEQVLANYTAQVRRIEVDMEALHATEIRGSGFLVVPIREPVDWEEGDGQRLIDSLAAIRGSDYRRTADLSRFLGSDELYFVR, from the coding sequence GTGGAGAACGTAACCGACCGGACCAGCAACCCCTTCGGGATGCGCCCCTCCTGTGAATCCCGGTGTTCCGAGGGGACCGAGGCGGTCTTCGGCTACGGCGACGCCAACGCCGATTTCCACGTCATCGGCGACCATCCCGGGGTCCACGGGGGAGGCGAGACTGGCGTTCCGTTCACCGGTTCGCGGGCCGGCGAGGCGGTCCAGCGGGCGCTGTTCGAGACGGGCTTTCTCGACGAGCGGTACGCCGACGAGCCCGCGATCGAGGACTGCTTTCTGAGCTACCTCCACATGTGCTGTCCGCCCGCGGGCCGCGAGCCGACCCCCGGAGAGTACGCCGACATGGAGCGGTTTTTCGACGCCGAGCTGCGCGCGATCGCCGCCCACGTCCTGCTGCCGGTCGGCGAGCGCGCGCTGGAGCAGGTCCTCGCGAACTACACCGCGCAGGTCAGGCGTATCGAGGTCGACATGGAGGCGCTCCACGCGACGGAGATCCGCGGCAGCGGCTTTCTGGTCGTCCCGATCCGCGAGCCCGTCGACTGGGAGGAGGGCGACGGCCAGCGCCTGATCGACTCGCTGGCGGCGATCCGGGGCAGCGACTACCGCCGGACCGCGGACCTGAGCCGGTTTCTGGGTAGCGATGAGCTGTATTTCGTGCGCTAG
- a CDS encoding ThuA domain-containing protein, whose product MVTATVWNEFRHEREDDAVREQYPDGIHEAIAEFLSDHGFDTRTATLDEPEHGLTEEVLAETDVLLWWGHAAHDEVSEEIVDRVQERVLDGMGLIVLHSAHYSKVFKRLMGTSCSLKWREAGERERLWAVEPSHPITDGIDEYIELPEAEMYGERFDVPAPETLVFSSWFEGGNVFRSGCCYRRGSGKVFYFRPGHETYPIYRQPEIQRVIGNAVEWAAPSEGPDPAYGERDPLEPLD is encoded by the coding sequence ATGGTCACTGCCACCGTCTGGAACGAGTTCCGTCACGAGCGCGAGGACGACGCCGTCCGCGAACAGTACCCCGACGGGATCCACGAAGCGATCGCCGAATTCCTCTCCGACCACGGGTTCGACACCCGCACCGCGACGCTCGACGAGCCCGAACACGGGCTCACCGAGGAGGTCCTCGCCGAGACGGACGTGCTCCTGTGGTGGGGCCACGCCGCCCACGACGAGGTGAGTGAGGAGATCGTCGACCGGGTTCAGGAGCGCGTCCTCGACGGGATGGGGCTGATCGTCCTGCATTCGGCGCACTACTCGAAGGTGTTCAAACGGCTCATGGGCACCTCCTGTTCGCTCAAGTGGCGCGAGGCGGGCGAACGCGAACGGCTGTGGGCCGTCGAGCCGAGCCACCCCATCACGGACGGCATCGACGAGTACATCGAGCTCCCCGAGGCCGAGATGTACGGCGAGCGCTTCGACGTCCCCGCTCCCGAGACGCTCGTGTTCTCCTCGTGGTTCGAGGGGGGCAACGTCTTCCGCTCGGGCTGTTGTTATCGTCGGGGCTCCGGGAAGGTGTTCTACTTCCGGCCGGGCCACGAGACCTACCCGATCTACCGCCAGCCCGAGATCCAGCGGGTGATCGGGAACGCCGTCGAGTGGGCCGCGCCGAGCGAGGGGCCCGATCCCGCGTACGGCGAGCGCGACCCGCTCGAACCCCTCGACTAG